The DNA window TAATGCACATGCAGTCAGAAATGCGATCCGAGTGGTGGTAGAATGTGCCGAAAGGAACCTGAACCAAAGGATCAAAGAAGAAATAGAGAAGGCAAAGTTCTAATATTCTCTCTTTCACCAACTCCAAGGTGAACGCTACACACCCAGAATCACTTGACCCCCCAGGCCCGAAAAATACGCTAACCGCAGAATCTGGTAAGGAAAAAACCAATGATCGATTTGAAAGGCAAAAACGCCATTATAACCGGGGCTGCCCGCGGAATCGGTAAAGCAACCGCTCTTAAACTAGCGCAAGCAGGCGCAAACGTTGTCATTGCCGACTTAAACGAAGAGGCAAGTAAAGCTACTGCGGACGAAATCGCAAAAGCAACAGGTGTAAAAGCAATCGGAGTCGCTGTAAACGTAGCAAATGCAGAATCCGCTCAAGCTGGTATCCAAGCTGTTGTGGATAATTTCGGTTCAATAGACGTTCTAGTGAATAACGCAGGTATCACTAAAGATACTCTTATGCTTAGAATGAAACAAGAACAGTGGGACGCTGTAATTGCAGTAAACCTGACTGGAACTTTCAACTGTATCCAAGCAGCTATTAAATTTATGGCAAAAAATCCGAACGGTGGATCCATCATCAACCTTTCCTCTATCGCTGGAGTGAACGGGAATATTGGACAAACTAACTACTCTGCTTCTAAAGCAGGTGTAATCGGTCTGACTAAAGCGGTAGCTTTGGAAATGGCTGGTCGTAAGATCCGTTGTAATGCGATCGCTCCAGGATTTATCGCTACTGAAATGACAGATGCGATCCCTGAAAAGATCCGCACTGCAATGGTAGCTGCGATTCCTTTAAAGAGAGCAGGACAACCAGATGATATCGCGAATACTATCGCGTTCTTAGCTTCTGATATTTCCTCTTTCATTACAGGACAAGTGATCGAAGTGAACGGTGGGGGATTCCTCCCAGGTGTCCAAGCCTAATACTTTAGATCTCAATCTGAGTACAGGTAAGAAAGCCCGGAATTTTCCGGGCTTTTGTTTTGTTTTTTTGCAGAACCAATCAATACTTTCTTAGAAAAATTCTCGTAATGTTCCATAAAATTATAAATCCGAACGGCGTTCGAACAAATGATCGAGAATAGTCTCAATATCAAATATTAGAAATGTGACTTTTTGATTATTTGAATATAGGACTGGATCGGAATTTTTGATCTATTAAGTCGATCCAATACGTAAGTTATAGAACATCTTCTTTGAAAAAAATATGAAAAGGAAATTTGGATAATATTCAGTTTTTTTCCCGTTTCCAATCCGTTATCGCTTGCCAAAACATTTGAGAAAAAAATGTTTAAAAATCGGTGGATGAATTCATCCCCGATTCTAAACCTAACTAAAACTTACATACCACTTCGGTGGTACGGAGGAAACAAATGGCAGATTTCGAAAAGATTAAGTCTATTATCGTTGAGCAACTTGGAGTGGATGAGTCTGAAGTGACTCCTGAAGCACACTTCATTGATGACCTTGGTGCAGACTCTCTTGACACAGTTGAACTCGTTATGGCTCTTGAAGAAGAGTTTGGCGTTGAAATTTCCGATGAGGATGCTGAAAAGATCCAAACCGTCGGAGACGTAATTAAGTTCATCGACACTCTAAAGTCCTAATTGACTAGACCTCCGGGTTCTTACGGGAACTCGGAAGTCTTTCTTCTATTCCTTTTATCAAAATCCTTTGATAAAAAAAAAACACAATCAGAACCAAAGCAATACTGATCCTAAAAATAGGAAGGATCCTTCTCTACTTGCGTCCGAACTTGGTTTAAAATTTAATAAACCTTCTTATTTAGAAATCGCATTCATACATAGTTCTTACAGAAACGAAAATCCACAGTACAAAGAAGATAACGAAAGACTTGAGTTTTTAGGGGATTCAGTTCTCGGACTCGTGGTCGCAAAATATTTATACAGAACAAATCCTTCTGCGAATGAAGGAGAACTTTCCAGAAAAAAAGCAACCTTGGTTTCTACCGCAATGTTGAACGGGCTCAGCGAAAAATTAGGGCTGACTTCTTACGTTTTATTAGGAAGAGGAGAAGGTCAGGGAGGCGCCCAAAAAAAACTGGGGGCCAATCTATTTGAATCTTTGGTCGGTGCGGTTTATTTAGACCAAGGAATGGAAGCAGCTGAGAAGTTTATACTCGAACATCTTATAGATTACATTAAAAATTCCGATAAAGTAAAAGAGGCCACGGATTTTAAATCCATCCTCCAGGAAATTTGCCAAAAAAAATTTAAACTTCTACCTTCTTACAGATTACTAAAAGAGATCGGGCCGGATCACGAAAAGACCTTTTACGTTAGTGTATCCATCCGGGACAAATACTCTGCAGAAGGTAAGGGAAAGAATAAAAAGTTCGCGGAACAAGACGCCGCGAAACAATTATTAAAGGCCTTAAAGATCAAGGTTTAATGAAATCTAATATGGAATTCTTTTTTAAAAAGAAAGGTTTAAGGGTCCGCGTTGCCGCTTTGATCCGAAATCGTAAGGGAGAGATCCTTCTTTTGCAGCAAAAAAAGAAGGATGCCTATTATTGGTTATTGCCTGGCGGCGGAATTGAATTCGGAGAAAGTGCAGAAGACGCTCTTAAAAGAGAATTAAAAGAAGAACTTTCTTTGGATATCACCAGCGCAAATTTTCTATTTTTGAATGAGTCCATTGATCCTAAGGGAAATCGTCATCTTCTTCAGTTAGTATTCTTAGCCACCGTTAAAAAGCAAGACCCGACAGTGAACCTGAAAGAAAAGGCGATCACAGGATTCGGCTATTTTCCTTTGGGTGCGGTTTTAGAAATGGATATAAGACCGGATATTAAGGATTTTCTTTCTTCCGGAAAATACAAACCGGCTCCTTTTATACGAAGCCAATGGGTATATGATAAATGAATCCTATCCGGGAAGTACAGATCAGAGCATTTTCAAAAGAATATAAAGTACAGATCCACCCAGACTTCAGGGGCTTAGGAGAAACGATCAAAAGATTTTATCCTGTTTCTTCCATATTTATACTTACGGAAAGAAAACTTTCAGGATTGTTTTCCAAGTTTTACGAATCGGAACTTTCCGGTCTTGGGATTCCACATCACGAAATTTATATTAAAGGCGGAGAAAAAAATAAACATATTCTCCGCACTGCAGAAGTTTATAATAAATTGATAGAGCTCGGAGCGGACCGCAAAAGTTTGATCCTTGCATTGGGCGGCGGAGTAGTTGGCGACTTTGCTGGATTTATCGCATCCACATTCCAAAGAGGAATTCGTTTCGCTCAAATTCCTACGACCTTACTTGCTTCTGTAGATTCTTCTGTAGGTGGAAAAGTAGCAGTGAATGCTGATCTTGGGAAGAACATGATCGGCTCCTTCTACCAACCTGAGTTTGTATATTTGCCTTTGATTGCATTGTCCACTTTGCCCAAAAGAGAGTGGAGATGTGGAATGGCAGAGATCGTAAAACATGGTCTTTTGTCCGGAGGAGAATATCTGGAGAAGGTCCGCTCAAACGATAAATCTGTCTACGATCATACTTCTCCAGAACTTTTGGAATTGATCGTTGGGTCTATTTTATATAAGGCTAATATAGTTTCCCAAGATGAAAGAGAAACCGGTTTAAGAAAAGTCCTGAACTTAGGACATACTACCGCTCACGCCATAGAGTCTCTTACAAATTACAGAAGGTATTCTCATGGAGAAGCAGTTTCTATCGGGCTTTTGACTGCAATTATTCTTTCCGCTGAAAAACAAGGCCTGGATATTGCTTGGATTGAGGCCTTGAAAAAGATCTTAAAAGCATATGATCTTCCGTATCATGATAAAAGTAAATCCACTCAGGTAGCAAAACACACTCTTCATGATAAGAAGAATGTAGGAAATTCAGTTCGATTTGTTCTTCTTCAGTCTCCTGGGAATCCAATTTGGGATATTCCAATCGAACTGGAAGAGATAGCTTCTGCTTTTAGAAAACAGAAGAAGATGGATTAGAATTCGCCTTGCCTTGGCTTAGAGTTTCTTTAGCCTGGGCTCTCTCATCATGGAAGAAATTTTACGGTTATTAAATCCGATTTTCCTTCTGAACTCGAAGGAACGAACTATCACGGAAGAGTTCGTTCTGGTCGCGTATTTTATCCTGACCCTGGTAATCGTTTATAAAACTTTCGTTTTGAGTTTCGATAGGATCAGTCCTCCTGCTGATAATTCTGTCAGATATAATCGCAGGCGAGTGACTCGGATCTTGTTTGTGGTTGTGGGAGCAGTATCCCTTCTTCCTGTAATTTTTTCCGGACTATCTTATCTTCCTACAGTGATGGGTCTTGCTGGAGCCGGTATCGTAATCTCTTTAAAAGATATTACTTTGAATTATGTGGGTTGGTTGCTTATACATGGTAGCAACGGTTTTGAAGTAGGCGACAGGATAGAAATCGAAGGTATTAAAGGGGATGTAGTCAATATAGGGATCAATCGTTTCACTTTGATGGAGTTAAGTCCTGACCCTAAATCGGAGCAATCCACAAATCGATTGGTGCATCTTCCGAATCATACGATCATTCTTCATAAAGTTTATGTGGTGAAGGAAAAAATGGGATTTGTATGGGACGAATTCAGGATCAAGATCCCTCATAGTTCTGATTGGGAGGCCGCTGAAAAAATCCTGAACGGAATTTTGAAAAACGGATCCATCATAGACCAACATAAAATAGATTATTCAGTAAGAGAACTTTCCAAAAACTATTTGGTTCGCTTAGGTAAGACCACACCCATCGTGTACATAAATGTAGAAGAAGGTGGAGTATTATTTTCTCTTAGGTATCTAACCCATATCAAAGAAAAGAGAAACCAGAAGGCTAGGATCTCCAGGGAAGTTCTGAAAGAATTTGCAGATGCTGGAATTCAGTTCTTGTAATTATCGTATTTTATAAATTTGTAAAAAATCCACGGACTTAGCTTCTCCGCCCGGTGCTCCGGAGAGAATAACGACTATATCTCCAGGAGTTAACATTCCATCTTCCGGAAGTTTAGTTTCCATATAACGGATCATATCAAAGAAAGTTTCCATAAATGGCATTACGTAAGGTTGAACACCACGATATAATTTCATCTTTCTTGCAGTCGCTAAATAAGGAGTAAATGAAAGAATAGGAACCTTAGGTCTCATTTCGGAAGTGATGAGTGCAGAATAACCACTTCTTGTAAAATTCACTATTGCTTTTGCATTGATGCTATGAGCGATCTCTCTTGCGGCAGAACCGAGTGCCGCTCTTTCTATTTCTAATTCGGATTTTTTTAAATTCCAATGGATCTCGTAGATTCTATCTAAGTTTTCAGTTTCTCTTAGAATCTTAGCCATCATCTCTGCTGATTCCACTGGATATTTTCCACTGGCAGATTCTCCGGATAACATGACTGCATCTGTTCCATCCATAACTGCATTTGCAACATCACTTGCTTCTGCTCTTGTAGGTCTTGGATTGTCTACCATGGATTCCAACATTTGAGTGGCGGTGATCACTGGCTTGCCTGCGCGGTTCGCTTTATAGATAAGTTCTTTTTGTAAAACTGGGACTCTTTCTGTTTCTACTTCTACCCCTAAGTCACCCCTCGCGATCATGATCCCGTCGGCTGCTTCTAAAATTTCATCTATATTACGGATCGCTTCTGGTCTTTCTATTTTGGCGATGAGCCCTGTTTGTGTTCCTCTCATCATTTCTCTAGCAAGTTCTAAGTCGGAGGCTCTTCTTACGAAACTTAATGCGACGTAATCCACTCCTAAATTTAATGCGAACTTCAAATCCAGTAGATCTTTTTCGGAAAGTGCGGGTGCAGAGATAGGAGTTCCCGGCAAATTAATTCCTTTGTTGCTTTTTAGAATTCCTCCTATTATAACTTTTAAAACAGCTTCTTTGCTTGATTTGGATTCAACTTCTAGTACGAGTTTACCGTCATCTACTAATAGTTTGTCTCCCGAACGAAGATCTTCTATCATGGCAGGGTAGGTAGTGCCGACCGCCTCGGAATCTCCTAAGTATTCCGCGTCGGGTAAAAGTCTGATTTTGTTTCCTTTTTCCAATTCGATTTGGGGAACCCGGAGTTTTCCGGTTCTGATTTTTGGTCCTTGCAGATCCGCCATGATGCCGAGAGGAACGCCGGACTCGGATTCGCATTTTCGCAAAGTTTCAAAAACTTTTTTGTGAACTTCGTGAGTGCCGTGAGAGAAATTCATTCTCGCGATGTCCATTCCGGCTCGGAGAAGTGCGGTGATAGTATTTTCATCTGAGGAAGAAGGGCCAATGGTGCAGACCATTTTGGTTTTTTTTTCCGGGCTAAACATGAATGGGAACCTCCGAAAATTTGGACGTATTTAAGAATGCTATTTCGTTCTTTACGGGGCGAAACCGAAGGGTAAGCTTGGGAAAAAAAAGGCACACCCAATTGCGCCAACTGTTAGAACGGCTCGCTCTAGTTTATCATCCGGAATACAATATGGACCTTGGTCCTCACGTATTCCCCGCACGTAAATACGCAATGATATACAATCAAGTCAAGGAAGATCCTAAACTTTCTTCTTTGCCTGCCCTCCAACCGGCCCCGGTCGGAGAGGAAGAATTAAGCCTAGTCCATACTCCAGAATTCATTTCTGATTTTATGAATTTGCGATATACGGATCGGACCATGTATTCTGAGCTCCCTCTCAATCAAACTATGGTCAGAAGTTTTTGTCTAGGAGTGGGAGGGACCATTCTTGCGACTGAGATGACCGAAAATTATAAATATGTGTATCATATCGGTGGAGGATTTCACCACAGCATGCCGGATCGTGCAGAAGGTTTTTGTTATCTAAATGATGCTGCGATCGCGACGAAACTTTATCTTCAAAAATATCCGGAACGAAAGGTTTTATTTATAGATCTGGATCTTCACCAAGGGAATGGGAACGCTAGAATTTTCCAAGGAGACCCTTCGGTTTGGACTTTTTCTATGCACCAAGAAGAGTTATATCCTAAAAAAGAGAAGTCCAATCTGGATATACCTTTGGACAACGGGACGGGTGACAAAACATATCTTTCCCGTTTACAAGATGGCTTGGATAAGATCCAAAAAGAATTCAAACCGGATCTGATCTATTATTTCGCGGGTGCGGATCCTTTCGAAGATGATTCTTTAGGCGATCTAAAGCTTACTTTCGATGGATTGAAGGCAAGGGATAAAATGGTAAAAACTTTTGCGGATTCTTTGGATATTCCCGTGGTGGTTATGCCAGCAGGTGGTTATGCAAGGAATTTCCACGACACAGTTCGTATTCATTTTAATACGATCAGGGTTTTCGCCTCCTTAATTTAATTACATGAGTATATTTTCCGGTTCAGATAAATCCACATCGGGTCAGAGTTATATCGATCCAGAGGCATTAGGTCTCATCGACGTAAATAGAGAATTCAAAACACATTTAGGGATAGAAGATACTCTATTCAATAGATTCTCCGCTAAGGAAGTTCATGAACTTTTGGAACAATCTGGAATGTTCGAAATGTTGCAGTTCAGGGGATTCCAAAAAACAAAATTAGAGATCCATGGAATTTCAGAAGTTGATAATCGAATCTATATCAAAACAGAAGAGAACGAAATTTTAGTTCATATGCGTTTGAAATTTTCAGACTTTCTTTTCAAAAAGATAAATGAATCTTTTCCAATGATCTATATTGATTGGCTTTTAAGCCAAAACGTAAGGCTCGGAAAATTGGGAGAAAAGAAAAAATTATTCGAAGGCCAAGAATATCCAGGCTTGAATATAATGAACGAGATCACTTCTTTTATCCGTTTACTTTCCGGAAAAATTGGAGCAGCAGGTGCTTTTAATATTCCTGAATATTTTCACGACGCAGTTCTATTTCATAAAAATTTCAGATATTTATCTCCTGAAAAAGAGGGAGAATTTAGAGCATTACTCAGATGTTTTAAAAAAGAAAATCTAAGATCTCTCTCCGGAGCCATCCATTCCGGAAAAATTTTAGATAACCAGGCCTCTGCAGTATACTCCTGGAGTTACGGAGAAATGGTGTCCGCGACCAATCCGTACCTCGAAAAATCCTTGTTTGACGAACAGTATGATTCTATGGTTGCCAGAATTTCCGAGACCAGGGAATTTTCTAGGATCGATTAGATGACATCAATTACGATTAAGCCTGAAATTCTGATCATAGACGACGATCGAGACGTAGGAGAAGCCCTGGAAATTCTCCTCTCCAAACTAGGTTACAATTCTACTTTTTTTGATTCAGTGGAGAAGGGTAAGGAATATTTCGAAAAAGAATCCAACCCAATCGTCTTCTTGGACATCCATATGCCAAAAACCAGCGGGTTGGACGTCCTACCTTATTTCAAAAATTTGATTCCTGCCACCCAGGTCATCATGATGACTGGAGAAAGGGATATCAATAATGTGGTGACTTCTCTCACTCATAAGGCTTCTGATTTTCTTTTAAAACCATTTTCTCTTCAGACAGTTCGTATCGCGGTCCAAAGAGCTTTGGATTATTATACTTTGCTAAAGGAGAAGGAAGCGAGGGATGAAAATATCCTGAGAGATCTAAGACTTGCCTCTAAGATCCAAAAAAAGATACTTTCTGTTCCTGTAATTTCTCCTCTGGAAGTGATTGTAGATAATACTCCTGCCTCTTTTGTGAGCGGAGACTTTTATGTTCTTTCTAAAATAGGAAATAAGGTAATGGTCCTTCTTGGAGATATCGAGGATCATGGAGTTACTTCCGGACTGATCGGACTTCTCATGACTAGCATCGCAAGAGAAGCTTATAAAGAAAGCCAGGATCCTTCTAATGTTCTTAAAAGAATGAATCTTGAACTTTCCCAAGAGATAGGAACTCATAGTTTAACTGCTGCGGTTGCCGTGATCGATCTGGAAAAAAAGACAATTTGTTATGCAAGGGGAGGCCATCCTTTCCCTGTTTTATACCAGGCCGCCGGACAAAAACTTCTGAACGAAAAATCGGGACAGTTACTTGGTATCATGGATGCTCTTGAATTTGAGTCACACGAGATTCCTTACGAGTCCGGAGATGTTTTGTTCTTATACAGTGATGGATTATTAAACAGCCTTTCCAGTCCTCTATTCAAAGAATTGGAAGATGTCCGCAAAAAAGGGCTAAGTATAGAAGATTACCAGGAAGCAATCCGAACTTTCAGCAAGGTGAGTTTGCC is part of the Leptospira saintgironsiae genome and encodes:
- the fabG gene encoding 3-oxoacyl-ACP reductase FabG — encoded protein: MIDLKGKNAIITGAARGIGKATALKLAQAGANVVIADLNEEASKATADEIAKATGVKAIGVAVNVANAESAQAGIQAVVDNFGSIDVLVNNAGITKDTLMLRMKQEQWDAVIAVNLTGTFNCIQAAIKFMAKNPNGGSIINLSSIAGVNGNIGQTNYSASKAGVIGLTKAVALEMAGRKIRCNAIAPGFIATEMTDAIPEKIRTAMVAAIPLKRAGQPDDIANTIAFLASDISSFITGQVIEVNGGGFLPGVQA
- the acpP gene encoding acyl carrier protein, producing the protein MADFEKIKSIIVEQLGVDESEVTPEAHFIDDLGADSLDTVELVMALEEEFGVEISDEDAEKIQTVGDVIKFIDTLKS
- the rnc gene encoding ribonuclease III, which produces MIKKKHNQNQSNTDPKNRKDPSLLASELGLKFNKPSYLEIAFIHSSYRNENPQYKEDNERLEFLGDSVLGLVVAKYLYRTNPSANEGELSRKKATLVSTAMLNGLSEKLGLTSYVLLGRGEGQGGAQKKLGANLFESLVGAVYLDQGMEAAEKFILEHLIDYIKNSDKVKEATDFKSILQEICQKKFKLLPSYRLLKEIGPDHEKTFYVSVSIRDKYSAEGKGKNKKFAEQDAAKQLLKALKIKV
- a CDS encoding NUDIX domain-containing protein is translated as MEFFFKKKGLRVRVAALIRNRKGEILLLQQKKKDAYYWLLPGGGIEFGESAEDALKRELKEELSLDITSANFLFLNESIDPKGNRHLLQLVFLATVKKQDPTVNLKEKAITGFGYFPLGAVLEMDIRPDIKDFLSSGKYKPAPFIRSQWVYDK
- the aroB gene encoding 3-dehydroquinate synthase, whose amino-acid sequence is MNPIREVQIRAFSKEYKVQIHPDFRGLGETIKRFYPVSSIFILTERKLSGLFSKFYESELSGLGIPHHEIYIKGGEKNKHILRTAEVYNKLIELGADRKSLILALGGGVVGDFAGFIASTFQRGIRFAQIPTTLLASVDSSVGGKVAVNADLGKNMIGSFYQPEFVYLPLIALSTLPKREWRCGMAEIVKHGLLSGGEYLEKVRSNDKSVYDHTSPELLELIVGSILYKANIVSQDERETGLRKVLNLGHTTAHAIESLTNYRRYSHGEAVSIGLLTAIILSAEKQGLDIAWIEALKKILKAYDLPYHDKSKSTQVAKHTLHDKKNVGNSVRFVLLQSPGNPIWDIPIELEEIASAFRKQKKMD
- a CDS encoding mechanosensitive ion channel family protein; translated protein: MEEILRLLNPIFLLNSKERTITEEFVLVAYFILTLVIVYKTFVLSFDRISPPADNSVRYNRRRVTRILFVVVGAVSLLPVIFSGLSYLPTVMGLAGAGIVISLKDITLNYVGWLLIHGSNGFEVGDRIEIEGIKGDVVNIGINRFTLMELSPDPKSEQSTNRLVHLPNHTIILHKVYVVKEKMGFVWDEFRIKIPHSSDWEAAEKILNGILKNGSIIDQHKIDYSVRELSKNYLVRLGKTTPIVYINVEEGGVLFSLRYLTHIKEKRNQKARISREVLKEFADAGIQFL
- the pyk gene encoding pyruvate kinase, which translates into the protein MFSPEKKTKMVCTIGPSSSDENTITALLRAGMDIARMNFSHGTHEVHKKVFETLRKCESESGVPLGIMADLQGPKIRTGKLRVPQIELEKGNKIRLLPDAEYLGDSEAVGTTYPAMIEDLRSGDKLLVDDGKLVLEVESKSSKEAVLKVIIGGILKSNKGINLPGTPISAPALSEKDLLDLKFALNLGVDYVALSFVRRASDLELAREMMRGTQTGLIAKIERPEAIRNIDEILEAADGIMIARGDLGVEVETERVPVLQKELIYKANRAGKPVITATQMLESMVDNPRPTRAEASDVANAVMDGTDAVMLSGESASGKYPVESAEMMAKILRETENLDRIYEIHWNLKKSELEIERAALGSAAREIAHSINAKAIVNFTRSGYSALITSEMRPKVPILSFTPYLATARKMKLYRGVQPYVMPFMETFFDMIRYMETKLPEDGMLTPGDIVVILSGAPGGEAKSVDFLQIYKIR
- a CDS encoding histone deacetylase family protein translates to MDLGPHVFPARKYAMIYNQVKEDPKLSSLPALQPAPVGEEELSLVHTPEFISDFMNLRYTDRTMYSELPLNQTMVRSFCLGVGGTILATEMTENYKYVYHIGGGFHHSMPDRAEGFCYLNDAAIATKLYLQKYPERKVLFIDLDLHQGNGNARIFQGDPSVWTFSMHQEELYPKKEKSNLDIPLDNGTGDKTYLSRLQDGLDKIQKEFKPDLIYYFAGADPFEDDSLGDLKLTFDGLKARDKMVKTFADSLDIPVVVMPAGGYARNFHDTVRIHFNTIRVFASLI
- a CDS encoding SpoIIE family protein phosphatase; protein product: MTSITIKPEILIIDDDRDVGEALEILLSKLGYNSTFFDSVEKGKEYFEKESNPIVFLDIHMPKTSGLDVLPYFKNLIPATQVIMMTGERDINNVVTSLTHKASDFLLKPFSLQTVRIAVQRALDYYTLLKEKEARDENILRDLRLASKIQKKILSVPVISPLEVIVDNTPASFVSGDFYVLSKIGNKVMVLLGDIEDHGVTSGLIGLLMTSIAREAYKESQDPSNVLKRMNLELSQEIGTHSLTAAVAVIDLEKKTICYARGGHPFPVLYQAAGQKLLNEKSGQLLGIMDALEFESHEIPYESGDVLFLYSDGLLNSLSSPLFKELEDVRKKGLSIEDYQEAIRTFSKVSLPTREFRDDSSYLLLKL